Below is a window of Myxococcales bacterium DNA.
GCGGCCGGCGCGATCCTCTACCGGGCGCTCACGGGCCGAAAACCCTTCGAGGGGCTGGACCAGATGGCGACGCTGACGGCGGTGCTGTGTGAGGAGCCGCCGCGGCCCCGCTCGCTCGCACCCGCGATGCCCGAGGCGCTCGAGCTGATGATCCAGCGCGCGATGGCGAAAGATCCGGGCGAGCGGCTGCTGCGCATCGAGGAGCTCGACGCAGGGCTGGCGTCTTTCGATCATCCGGAGGCAACCACGGGTCGCTCGCCGTGGAACGCCGCTGCGAGGGGTGACGACAAGACCCTGCTCGCAGCGGACGCGACGGCGGTGGCCGATGCCTCGAGCAGAGCGCGACGGGCCCGCCCGTTCCTGGTCCTGTCGACCTTTGTCGGCTTCGGCTTGGGTCTGCTGGTGGTGGGCGACGGAGTGCTCGGTGCCGTCCGGTTGATCGGCGACGCGAGCGTGGGCCCAAGCATGGGGCAGCTCGTGCTCAGCGTCGTGCTCGGTGGTGTCCTGCTCGCCGCGCCGGTCACCCTGTGGATCCGCTTCTTGGCGCGCGGGATCTGGACGAGCACACCCCGAGCCATCGAAGTCGGCACACGGATGAAGAGCTCGCTCTATGCCGCGGTCGTGAGCTACGCGCTGCTCGCCCTGTTTGCACGGCTCCTGGCCTTGGTGTTCTGGCGTGCGCCCGACGTCATCGGGCACCCTGGCTGGTCGCTGCTCGCGCTCGTGGTCTGTCCGCTGGCAGGTGTGACAGCTTGGCTCCTGTCGCGCCGCCCGGCGTCACGAAGGGGCTGACGTGGGCGAGCCGTCTCTTGCCGTGCAGGGTCCGACGGCTGATGACATTTCGCGCGACTCGGTCTGGCTGCGAGCCGGATTTGGTGCGGTGTGGTTTCTGACGGGAGTGCTCGTCGTACACCCGCTCTACCGCTCCGTCGGCGCGAGCTATCTTGGCCGACTGGGGCTGCCCGCCTGGCTGATGCCCGTCACGTGTGCGTTCGAAGTGGCATTGGCGGTCTGGGTCGTGCTGCGGCGTCCGTCGCCGCTCTTGACGCTGTTGCAGCTGTCGATGGTGGCCAGCTTCACGCTGATCCTTGCGTTCAGCGAGCCGCGACTCTTGATCAGTCCGTTCGGCATGCTCACCAAGAACCTGCCCATCCTGGCGGCGATCGCCGTGGCCTGGCTGATCGAAAACGAGGGTTGGTCGGCTCGCGCCCGCTGGCTGCTCCGCGCCGGCATGGCGGCGGTCTGGCTGACGGAAGGACTGGTCCCGAAGATCTTGTTCCAGCAGCGCGAAGAGCTGTGGATCGTCGAGCACACCGGGCTTGCGTTCGGTCGTCCGGCGACGGTGCTCGCTGTGATCGGCGCCATCCAGCTCGCATCGGGTGTGCTTGCGCTGGTGCTCGAGGGCAAGGCGCTGCGCTGGGTGCTGGGCGCGCAGATCGCGGGGCTCGTGCTCTTGCCGCTCGTGGTTTCGTGGTTCGTCCCCTGGCTCTGGTTCCACCCGTTCGGGCCGTTCACGAAAAACCTGGCCGTGATCTGCGGAACCGTAGTCGTATACCGCCGATGTTCGTCTTGGTCCTGAAGACGATTCACGTGCTGGGCGCGGTGCTGTTCCTGGGTACCGGAGCTGGCAGCGCGTACTACAAGCTGCGGGCGAACGCCTCGAAGGAGGTTGCGGTCATTGCGTGGTGCGACGCCGAGGTCGTGCGCGCCGACTGGTGGTTCACGGTGCCGTCCGGCGTGTTGATGCCGGTGACGGGGCTGTGGTTGGTGGAGCTGTACCGCCTGCCGCTGGCGACGCCGTGGGTGTGGCAGGCGCTCGCGGGTTACACCATCGCCGGACTCACGTGGTTACCCGCGGCCTTCATGCAGGTGCGCATGAAGCGGCTGTCCGCGGTGGCAAAGCGCGACGCGACCCCGCTGCCTCCCGCCTGGCACCGAATGCAGCGCGCCTGGGCCATGCTCGGTGTGCCGTCCTTCGGGGCTACGATGGCGGTCGTGTGGATGATGGTCTCGAAACAGGCTGTGCTCTGAGGCACGCACCGCGAGGCATGAGCCGTCGGTCCCGCGGTCCCCGGGGAGGGTGCCCGAGGTGGCTGGCTGCCCAAAATTTTCCCTGCGGCGCGCAAGCTCGGCTCGGGTGGGTGTCAGGGGATCACCATGGTCATGTGCAAAGCTGCGCCCGCAGTCCTCGTCTTCGTCGCCCTCGGGAGCGCCGCCTGCGCCAATGAAACGGGGCTCGGGGCGGGCGGCGCGGGCGACGCCGGCGGCAGCGGCGGCGCGGTCGTCACCGGCGGCAGTGGCGGTGGCTCGGGGTCCAGCGTCGGCAGCGGTGGCGAGGCGAGCTGTCCGAAAGGCCCCGGCTACGATCCGGTCGGGGCCCCACAACTGATCACCCAGCTCACCGCCAGGCTCTTTGACCAGTCAGGTGCCCCTGCTCCGAATGTTCCCGTGTTGGTGTGCGGATTCGGCGCCTGCAGCAAACCTGGCAGGACCTCGACGCAAGGCGAGGTCTGCACCTTGGACAAAGACACGGGCGTCTGCAGCCCCGGACTCTTTCCCGGGCTCGAGATCACGCGTCCGGCGTTCAAATACGGGCTTGGCATCGAGTTCGTGAAGTTCGCGCAGCCCCTGCCT
It encodes the following:
- a CDS encoding DoxX-like family protein; translation: MGEPSLAVQGPTADDISRDSVWLRAGFGAVWFLTGVLVVHPLYRSVGASYLGRLGLPAWLMPVTCAFEVALAVWVVLRRPSPLLTLLQLSMVASFTLILAFSEPRLLISPFGMLTKNLPILAAIAVAWLIENEGWSARARWLLRAGMAAVWLTEGLVPKILFQQREELWIVEHTGLAFGRPATVLAVIGAIQLASGVLALVLEGKALRWVLGAQIAGLVLLPLVVSWFVPWLWFHPFGPFTKNLAVICGTVVVYRRCSSWS
- a CDS encoding DUF2269 domain-containing protein, translating into MFVLVLKTIHVLGAVLFLGTGAGSAYYKLRANASKEVAVIAWCDAEVVRADWWFTVPSGVLMPVTGLWLVELYRLPLATPWVWQALAGYTIAGLTWLPAAFMQVRMKRLSAVAKRDATPLPPAWHRMQRAWAMLGVPSFGATMAVVWMMVSKQAVL